From the genome of Mucilaginibacter paludis DSM 18603:
AGTGGAATATTCTCCTCAGCAATGTCAAATGCTGGAGCGTCAAGTAAAACAGATAGCGTTCGACGGTAGGTTTGCCAGCGGACTTCATCAATGGCCGTACCAGGTGCCATTTTGATGGTTAGCGATGGATAGCGCTTGTCGTACATGACATCGATATCAACCGCAGGAATCAATTCGAACCAGCCGGTGCCAACGAGCTTATCGCAAACCATTTTTAAGCGCGAGATATAGTCGTGCTTATGCTTGGCTTGCAACTTATGGGGGTTTTCCTTGACTTTGCTTTTCTTCTTGCTCATTCAATAAGGCTGGTTAAAAAACACGACGAATTAGCCAATGTTGCATCTGAATAAAAATTCCGCAATCATTTTTTTCTGCCAATTAACTGTCTGCCATAAGGGTATATTCTATTTCCCTAACTATAAAAATAATTTCTTAAGCAAAAGTATAGTTTAAACCCGCTATGTCAAGGGTACATAAACGGCTTTACAGCCGCCCTTGACATAGCGGGTTTAAACTATGTAGCCAGGCACAGAAATTAATTTTTAAGTTATGGAAAATAGTGCATTAACCCTCAATTCAGCTACAATAAAGAATTATTTGCAAGCCAATCATTTTAGTGTTCAATGGGAAAAGAACATGATTGCCGAAATATTGGAAGCCATTGAAAGCAATAATACCGAAAAGCTGGCATGGTTTAAAGGCTTCGGTAAGGACATCCGCCACATCCTGATGAATGTACACGCTTACCGCAAGGGTTTAGAATTTGGCTTTACCGAAATCGCTTTTGACAAAAACGACTGGTTTTGCAGATCGGAATTTTTGGAAAAGGAAGATATTAAGTTAGGTGATTCAGAAAGATATGGTGAATACAGCAATATCTATCTTGGTCGTGGCATTAATCATATCTGGACTTATGCGCTTAATTACAGTTACGGGATGGCGGGCGGCGGCTATGGGCTTTCTATTTACGGTAAACAATTCCGCTGTCGCCAGGACGCTCTTATTTATGCGCTTGATGAGATCAAAAAGATGATGACCGCCAGAATTGGCGATAAAGATACGACGAATGTAAAACAGCCTGTTATTATGGCTACACTCAGAGCGATCAGTCAGGTACAGGTTAGTATGGTTCAGCTAACGTTATTTTAGCAAATGCCGTAGGCTATTCTATTTCAGGCCGGTTAATTCCAGTCTTTTATCTTTCTTTTTTCACCCGCAATTGGCTTTAATGCAGGATAAGCCGGTTCGCCTTCATTTTGCGCGCTAAGCGCACGTCATTACGGCTCTCCCGCTTATCCTGCTGCTGCAAGAGCTATGCGTTTAGCCGGTCGCCCGCTTCGCTTAAGGATGCCACCCGGCTGCGCCGGAACGCATCCTTAACGACCGGCTAAACGCATAGCACTTGCCTTATCGGTTTCTATTAGCTTTCTTGTTCTTGTAATTTGTTTTTTGCAAAATATACGGCCCGCCAGTATTGGCAGGCCGTACCAATAGTTACCGGCGGGCTATTTTAGGTTCCAGCTCTTCATTTTTTCACTTAGCTCTGTCAGGCCTGCCTTTTTTAGGCATTCATCCGAGAATTGTTTAAGTTCCTCAACTGTTTCTTTAGGTATCAGTTCAAGTAACCCCTGGGATTGTTCACCGTCCTTTACACTTAGTCCCCTTTCGATTACGCTGTTCAATAATAAAACCGTTTTACGGTTGATCTTGACATCGACCTTCACCGCCTCATTCATGCCAGGGCTGCACAATAATGTTTCATACACCTGGGCCATCACATTCGTTGCCATACATTAAAATTTTAATTTATTTAACGGCTGTAAAATTAAAGGTTAGATCTTTTACTATCCCTATCAAAATTTAGCGGGGATAGGTTAATGCCATTTGTGCTGTTTAATTTCGCTTTTGGTTTAATGATGTAGATAGCAGTTAGTGGGTGATGGATACAACTAAACAAGGGCTTACGCTCGATGAAATCAGGGCGCTGGACATGGTGGATTACCTGGCTACCATAGGTTTTGAACCGGCAAAGCCAAGCCGGAACGGAGTGGATTATTATTACTTGTCACCACTGCGAAATGAAGACGATGCCAGCTTTCATGTCAACCGTACAAAAAACAAATGGTTCGATCACGGTGATGGTAAAGGCGGCAACCTGATCGACTTTGGCCTGCTTTATTTTAAATGCAGCATTGGTGAACTGAAAGGGAAATTCAACGGCGATTTTTCCATTCAACAGCCCAGCGAACAGTCGTTGATTTCATCTGCAAATTTTGGTGAAGCGAACAACGGGATCATCATCAAAGGTGACCGCCCGCTCTGGTCTTATGCACTTAAAAATTACCTTCATGAACGCATGATACCGGTGTCCGTTGCCGAACTGTTTTGCCGGGAGGTAAGCTACGAAATAGAAGGACGTTCTTACTATGCTATCGGCTTTAAAAATAATGCAGGTGGTTACGAATTACGCAACAAAATTGTCAAACAAAGCAGTGCCCCTAAAGACATCACCACCATCAATAACGGCGCAGAAAAAGTGCAGGTTTTCGAGGGCTTCCTTGACTTCCTGACTT
Proteins encoded in this window:
- a CDS encoding toprim domain-containing protein yields the protein MDTTKQGLTLDEIRALDMVDYLATIGFEPAKPSRNGVDYYYLSPLRNEDDASFHVNRTKNKWFDHGDGKGGNLIDFGLLYFKCSIGELKGKFNGDFSIQQPSEQSLISSANFGEANNGIIIKGDRPLWSYALKNYLHERMIPVSVAELFCREVSYEIEGRSYYAIGFKNNAGGYELRNKIVKQSSAPKDITTINNGAEKVQVFEGFLDFLTYKATIQNKLAGNSDFVILNSAAFFQRARPFMEQHEAIGLWLDNDTTGNAYTKYALSLSERYRDESSFYSKYKDLNDWLTKKELSTKKQLKQKIS